In Drosophila subpulchrella strain 33 F10 #4 breed RU33 chromosome X, RU_Dsub_v1.1 Primary Assembly, whole genome shotgun sequence, the DNA window TAGCGTTTCCACGCAGAACATTATCTCCGGCAAGCGTCGCACTCGCGGCCTAGAGGCATCCTTCAACGAGACGCAACTGAGTCGGAGCTGCTTTGGTCTGGGCCAGATTAACAGGTCGCGGACAAAGGCCACCGATGGCAGTACAAGTATGGCAAAGACTCCTGCCCCTGACAGCGCCAAGCATGCTGAAAATTCATTGGCTGTTGATGCCAATGCTGTTGATCCTATTCCTGTTCCTGCTCCAAATCGTAAGCGCAGGCGACAAACCATTTCAAAGGAAGCTCCGAATACGCCGGTGGAGCCCAAGAAGGCACGCTTGGAAAGTGAGGAGGTTAATGCTGTCAAGGATATAGATATATCTGTCAAGCAGCCGGCAGAGGACAACGAGGAGGTCAACATTATGGATGTGGACGAAAACTCCTCCGAGCCGGCGGTCCCCGTGACCGTGATTCCACCACCTCCAAAACCTCGCGCGAAACCCCGAAAGAAGCGCAACGAGCTGGACAAGCTAAACGAGGACATTGCGCAAATGTACTACGGCGAAGAAGTGCTGCGGGCCACCGGGCGCAGGGCCTGTACCCGGCGCTCCCGAACTCCCTCGCAGACGCGGTCCAGTAGCCAGCGTTCCCGAACTCCTTCTCTCTCACGAGCCTCACCGGCCGCCGATAGCATTTCAAGCGTTTCCCTGGCCAGTCCCATTTTTATACGGAACGTGGCGCGAAGGGGCAAGCCCTTTGGTCCCGGATCCCGGTCGTCCGGCATAAATCGGACAACGTTTAAGGCCAAGACCTTGCCAAAAACCAAGCGCTGCCAAGTGAGAATACAGCGAAGTGCTGCCTTGGAAGAGCTGCTTAAGAAGCAGGGCGAGAAAGAGCAGAAACCAGCGAAGAAGCGCAAGCAGAAGAAAAATGAAGTTCGCAACACAAATCCCGAATGGCACGCCAAGTCGAAGGCTTGCGTCAAGTGTGTGGTCTGCTCGAAGCCAGTCCGCAGGAGCCCTCTCTGTCACTACTTGATGGACCACGGGGAGCACTATGCCGCCCGCTTGCCACCCGGCGTGCTTGAAGATCTGCGGCTCGGACGCGGCAATCGGCCGGACTACCGGATTTCACAGCGGCACTATAACAAGATTCACTTCACTTGTCCGTTCTGCCGGAAGTCATTGCTCCATAACCGGCTGGAACTTGGCGAGCATTTGTCCGCCCACATGGGCGAGCCGCGTCACCAGTGCTCCCGCTGTCACTTCCCGCAGAACCGCCTCATTAGGCTGCAGGCGCACACCGAGACCTGTGGTCCGGGTGCCAAACCACTGAGCTATCCTGACAACTGCAGTCTGCCGATGAAAGTGCACGTGTGCCATCTATGCCAGTTTGTGCAGCAGAACAAGGGGAATATGGACCGGCATCTGATGCAGCAGCATGGCCTCACCAAGGAGCAGCTTAAGAGTGTGGAGCGGGAGGAACTGATGCTCTGCTCACTGAAGGACGTGCCGACAGTCGAGTCGCAAGAGGAGGCCGACGCCATGCTGCAAGGAAATGAGGATAACACCTCCGAGCCAAGCACAAGTGGAGCTGCCAAGGTGCGCAACACACACAAGGTGCCCAACACTCCCAAGGTGACCAAAAAGGGTAAACAGCTAAAGAAGATCAAGATCAGGTTTAAGAATATGGCCAAGAAATCCGTTCGTCTAGTGAAGAGAGAACGCGAAGAGCAAGAGGAACAGGAGCGAGAAAAGGAAGATCAAGAAGAacaggaggagcaggagcggGTGCTGACCAAAATGGAGGTGGATCATGATATGCGGCGGCTACCGCTGCCCCCGCCAGAAAAGGAACCCGTGCTGGTGGTCAACGAGTGTCTGGCAGATGTCGAAATGGAATCGGAACTGGAGGAAGACGTCGACGAGGAACAGGCCATTCAGAACAAGAGCTTGATGGTGGATGAAAAGCCCGTCGTGCTGCCCGGCCTGGGCGCTGACCTGGTGGAAGCAGGGCCAAGTGTATTAGAACCAGAGCCAAGTGTATTGGAACCAGAGCCAAGTGTATTAGAACCAGAGCCAAGTGTGTTAGAACCAGAGCCAAGTGTATTAGAACCAGAGCCGGCCACTCTAGCGCAAGCCACTCCAACGCCAATGGACGAAGAggatgtagatgtggatgtggaGCAGGTGACTCCAACGCGACCACAATCTGTTCCACATCCTGCTGCCGAAGAGGTTCGGGCAGTCACGCTGGCTGAGTTGGCCGGCGATGTGCTCGATGGCATTGGCAGCGATTGTTCCGACGTTGAGATTGAGGACGAACCGGTGCCAGTGGAATCAAATGGCGAAGACGAAGATAATGCTGAttctgatgatgatgataataATGACAACGGAAAAGCGCCCACCGATGAGTGGGTGGATCTGGAGACGGCCAAGAGAAACTCCAAGGGCTCCCCCAAGAGCATTTTCCAGAAGTTTAATCGCTTTTGCTCGCGCCTCAACAAGGCAGTCCGATCCAGTGGCAAGTCAGGAACCTCCAATGGAAGTCAGAGCAGCGAGAACAGCCACGACATGCCCGATCCCAGCGAACTGATGCCCAGAATGCGACCGCTAGAGCCGGAGACGGTGGCGGAGAGAGCGATCCCGGTGCCTGTTTCTCCTGCGTCAGCTCTTGCGGCTGCTCTTGGGGCCACTCCTGAGGAAGCTCCCGTGGCCGCTCCTGAAGCAGCTCCCGTGGCCGCTCCTGTGGCCACTTCCATCACATCTACGCGTCTTAAGGCGCCACCCAAACGGGTGGAGAATGTGGCTTTTCGAAAGTCCCTCTCAGATGACGACCAAAAGCAGCAGGCATCCTATTACTGCGTGCGGCCGGGCTGCACTTTCCTCTTCTCCAACGAACTGGAAGGACTCGAGAATCACTTTGCGTTGGAGCATCCGTTGGTTCGCTGGAGCGGCAAATGTGCCATCTGTCCGGAGTCCAAGGCAGTGGATACGCATCATAGCATTCGCGAGGAGTTGCGTCACATGAGGGACGAGCACATGGTGGTCAAATCCGCCCTGACTCCCTTGCCGCCTCCGATAGAGGAAACGCCGGATGTTGTTCCGGAAACTGCGCCTGTTTTCGCTCCCaatcccgatcccgatcccgcTCCCGTGCTTCCCAAGCTGCGGGTTCGTCGATTCACTGGCGATCGGCTGGTAGAGCAACTTGCGGAGCAGAATCAACCGGAAGCAGCTGTAGATCCACCCAATGGCCCGAATGTCATGCTGAGGTGTCTGCTGGCGGCGGATCCGCGACCACCTAGCCAGCAGGTGGACTTTAATGCCGCCGGACTGGGCGAGTTCCTCTGCGCCAAGCCCAATTCGCCGCCAAAAGAGCCAGGACCCGAAGAACAGCCCCTGATAATCAACTATCAGAGTGGGTTGGGCTTGTCTATCAGCAAGGTGTACAGTAGGGCTCAGATGACCGCCGATCCAGTGATATCGACAGCCGTGGAGGATCCTCCTCACCCTGACCAGTTGGCTACACCGCCAGTTCAGAGCCAGAATCGTAAGCGATTTTGCTGCATGGCCACCGGTTGCACCTTCACCGCCCACAAGGTCATGTTTGTCCGCGAGCACATGAAATTCCACAGCTTTAGCTTCACTTCCACTGGCTATCTAAACTGCGCGTACTGCTCCCACGTGGCAGTCGATGTGGATGACTACCTCCGTCACGGAGTGATGATTCACGACCTGGCCCCACGCTCCGACCTGGAGTATGCATCGGGGCCACCGTCTGTAAGCCAGCAAATCCGGGACATGCTTAGTCAGCGAAACACTGCGGCTGTTGGCTGTCCCCCTGCAGCTGCAAACACGACGACGACGACCGGCCAGACCGCCCCCGTTGCCAGCAGTAATCCAGAGACTGGAGGATCAGGATCGGTGGCAGCCACCGGTTCAAATGGTCTCGTTTCCGTATCTGTTGCGATCACAGATCTGCTCAGACCGACGGGATACAGCGGTGAGTAACCTAACTAGGGACCGTAAAAGCCATTTATCCTTTgagataaaaaataaaaatgacatTTAATGTTTGTTGTGTTGAGTTTATTATTATGTAAATATCGATCaaaaattgattattatttgtcGATTAAAATATCGCTAAATTCCGGATAATTTATTTTGAGAtgcattattttaaagtttgaaATGGTGTCTTATAAAGTGAATCACGACGAACCAAGGAAACCCAGTTTTGAATTTGtaagatatttgtatttagctttatacccattactctCAGAGTAAGAGGGTATATTCTATTCGTTTgaaacaggtagaaggaaacGCTTAGCGACcctataatatatatatatattcttggtcaggATTGACTAAAGATCCTAGTCGATCTAcccatatccgtctgtccgtgtgaacTCTGAGATCTCGATAGCTGTAAGAGCTAGAGCTAGTTGGGATTGGGCAAACAGATTCTAGGGATTTCTACGCCGCGcaactgtggcgcccacagttgTGATGGtagcatgaaaattttaactgaaatgtattggtttaatcaatacctaacgattgacctaaaaaaaatattggccACGCCCAAtgtgacgcccacaaatccccataacgctaaaattGGTTCCAGGCAATGATTAAAATTGAAAAGAGGTGATGCGAAAAGATTTTGCGAACCATTCACACAAGTGACGGTGTTGCTAAAGCTGCTGAACGACCTAATGTTTGGTCCAAAATTGCTCTCCTTGTTCGAAAAATCCCAAAAGGGATAAGTAAAATACTTGAAAAAATAGTGAGTATCAAAAAATGCAAGTGCCTTACAGCACAATTCTATCCATTTCTGTCAGGGACGCCGAAACCGGGGGTTACTGCCCCCAGAAATTTAGACTGAGGGGGCAATATTACCACTTTGCCCACATTCCCCATTTCCATCAACTAAGAAAAATTTCGTTACGGCGTCCCTGAATACATTCCAATTGATTTCAAACATTCTAAGACCATTACATTATTTACAATTCAGCTGTATACAACGGAAGCAAAATTGAAAAGTATTTCACAAAGACACCAAAGAAGAAATATGACTAGTCTAAAAAATCAAAGACTTCAAGACAtcttattattaaaaagacACAATAATGCTAAACAAAAAGGAAGGAGTGCGGAGAGTCTAGCAATAAATGATTATAATGATTACGGTCCCTGAAACTAAACTAATGAACCAAACAAGAGCTAATATAATGATATATGTGTATCTATACATATATTGCAATTTTCAATCCCTTAACCAGAAGACAGATTGTACGCCTGCCCCCAAAAGGGCTGCATCGTCCGGCTGACAGAGGAGCAGTTTGTGAACCATCTGCGCTACCACATCCGCAGCACCCACCAGGGCAGCGAGCAGGTGAAGTGCAAGTACTGCACCCAGCAGATGCAACCGCCGGCCCTGCGAACCCATCTGCAGCAGTCCCACGCCCGCCACAGCATCTTCTGCGGCATCTGTTTGGCCACGGCGGTGAACAAGCGCCTGATGCTCTTCCATGTGCGCAAGGAGCACCCGGAGGCCTATGAGCTGGTCAAACGGCAGCTGCAGTTCATCCAGCTGCGCATGAAGCCCGATGCCGTCGCCAAGGGCAGCGTGGAAATCGAGTGCTACGTGGCCGCCGTGGAGCAGCCCTTTGGCGCCTACCAGATGCACAATTTTCAGCGCAAGCTCTTCGAGGAGCTGGAGCTACGGCGCAAGGGCACCAAGATGAACTTCCGCTCCTCTGAGGTGCGCCTCCTACCGCGCACCCCGATCTTCCCCAAGGAGCTGCGCTGTGCGGAGTGTACCTTCATCACCACTGTGCGGACAGCCATGCAGATGCATCTCTACGGCCACAAGGAGGAGGCCATTCGCCAGGCCTACCAAACGGACGAATCGGCCATTGTGGTGGAAACAGGATCAACAGCTACGCCACAGCATGAGGCAGCTTTAGATTCAGATGGGTCAGCGGCGAGTACTTCCGGATCGGCCCTTCCAGGTTCCCAAGCAGCACCGCCGCCGCAGCCGGATCCACAGATTCCGGGGAAACACAAGATATTCAAGCCCCCCTATGAGTATGTGCCTTCGGCGATCCGCTTTCAGTGCGGTTTCTTGCTCTGTTCCCAGCGTTTCTCCTCGGAGCTGGTGCTGCGCCAGCACATGATCATGCAGCACAAGTACTCGGAGGTGATATACTGTCCGCACTGCAAGATGCGCCCGGGTCAGGTCAGTGTGGAGAAGTATTTGGCCCATCTCCTGATGCACAAGCGCCACGTCTACCAATGCGGTGCGTGCAACCGCCACAATAGCAAGCGTGTCGCCATCGAGAGGCACATCCAGGACCGACACTACAATCAAAATGTGGACGTGGTGGTGCACCGCCACATGGACTACGACAATACGATCACCGCCCGTTGGCTTAAGACCCGTAAGTGAAGCACACAGTCATTTCATTACAGAAAATCATTagcttttacattttttttcgtataagtttttaaaatgcaaaaaaaatgtactcCGGTGCAAGCAAAATATTCCGATGACGAAACGATAACAAAATTAATCATTTCGATGACGAAACGATAACAAAAACTGCGTGAACGGGAGCAAAGCGAAGCAGATAAATTGATTTTCTCCATTCTCAACTCCTTCCAGCTAAACTGGCGCGCCACGCCCTCATGGAGTACACGTGCAACCTGTGCCTCCAGTACTTCCCCACTGCCCTGCAGATCATGGCCCATGCGGCGTCCGTTCACAAACGGAGCTACCAGTACCACTGCCCGTACTGCGTCTATGGCGGCAATTCCGCCACGTTTATTATCGACCACATTCGGAGCGAGCATTCGGGGAAGGTGGTGCAGCCGGTGCAAATCTACCAGCGCATCGTGTGTAAGAACAAGCAGACCCTTGGCTTCTATTGCAGCCTCTGCCGGGAGTCGGCCAGCAACCTACAGAAGATCACTGCCCACTGCGAGGAAAGGCACAAGTCGCGCTTCATGTGGAAGTGTCCGCACTGCGACGTTGGACATTTCATCGAACGGCACGTGGCCATGCACATTGCCGAGGTGCATCCTCAGGAAACCGGATTGTCCGTGGTCCAGTACGAAAAAGTGCTCAACGAAATGCCCGACGACATGAGTTGGGCCTTGGGTCAGCCCATCGAAACCCAACCTGATGAAGAGATGGAGGAGGAAAAGCTGCAGGAAGAGCCACCGGAACGGGCCACGTCCCAGTCCCACATCGTGACGGAAGTGGTGGACCTGCTGGCCTCCGACGACGACTCCGAGGAGCTCGGCGAAGGTCAGGATGAACCGGTAAGTGGAGTGGCAAAAAGTCCAGTTTAGTGACATCTTGGTTTCCCAATCATTACTTAATATTCCCCATAATCGAACCGTAGAAAATCGTGGAGTTCGCCTGCACACACTGCGACGAGACTTACAGCAACTTGCAGGACCTGCGCACCAAGCACTGGGCCATCGTTCATCCGGAGCAGCCGTTCTACTTCCGCGTGCAGCCGCAGCTGCTTTGCTCCGAGTGCAAGAACTTCAAGGGCAACGCCAAGGCACTGCGCGACGAGCACCTGCTCAAGGTGCACGGCATCCGGAACATCGTGGCGGCGGATATTCGACGGCCAGCGGAGTGCGCCTACTGTGACTATCGCTATGGCGATTGGCAGGACCTGGCGCACCACATCAGCCGGATGGGCCACCTGCCCAACGACCTGAAGCACGTGACGAACGAGGAACTGAAGGCCCTGATGCTGCTCAGTGCGAGCGGCAGCGGCGGGGCCATAAACGAGTACTACCAGTGCGGTCTGTGCAGCGTAGTGATGCCCACGAAGGCGGCGATCGGACAGCACGGCCAGGTGCAGCACAGCAAGCCTGGCGAACGCTTCTGCTTCCGGCAGCTGAAGGCGGATGTGATCTACCATTGCTTCTTCTGCATGTTCACCTCCACCGACGAACTGACCACGCTGCGCCACATGATCGACCATTACAGTCGCTTCAAGGTCTGCCATTTCTGTACACTCGCCCAGGAGGGCGGCTTCGATGAGTACATCCAGCATTGCTATGACATCCACCGCGACGATGTGCATCGCTTCCGGGCCGTGCACTCGTTCGGTGATCTCAAAAAGTTCCTCATGCAGGTGCACTACCAATTCCAGAACGGCCTGATTATCACAAAGAGCAGCCTGCGCTATACACGCTACAATGACGATTCTATGATTCGAAAGCTGGACGAGGAGCTGATGGCCAAGGCACAGCGTCCGCCGATCCCTCGACTGCACATTCGGCTCAAGTCGACGGGGGTCCAGGGACCGGCGGAGGTGGAGGTGACGGTGCTGGAACCAACGCAGTGTGCACGAATCGCAAAGAGGCGAAAGACACTGAATCCGGACGAACTACTGCGGATTTTCCGCCAGGAAGAGAAggcgcaacagcagcagcggcggcaggAGCAGCCAGTGGTTCTAAATAATAGAATGGTCAATATTCCACCTGGCCTTATTCCATCGCCGACTGCTGCTACTCGTGCTAGGCCGCCATCTCCTCCGATCGTGTCGCTGGTGGGGAACCAGGTCCGCATAATAAAGCGCCGCAACAGCCACGTGGTGCGTTCCGGACCCTAAAACCACAGCCCAGACTAAGACCACATCATTATTATTGTTAGATTGCAAACATTTTCTATTGGCTCCCAGCCCATAATCCCTAATCGTATTGTGCTAGTTCCAAACTAATCAAGCATTCAAAAgaaactttcttttttttaacttaGTTAAGACCATATTACTACATTTGTAAGCGCAAACACAGTTTTAAGATCAAAGAGAATGTTAAGAAGTAAGGAGCAGGAGAGACAGATTTGGAGACTATATTAAGACGGACGTCGGCTTCAATTAATTAAACTATCGTGTTGAGTAAGCTCAAGTAATGGATTTTTATGGAATACAAAGcgtctttttattttaactgattGACCGTGAGGGAATCTTGTTACCTAGCAGGCACCATCATGTAGGTACTGAAAGATGGGCACTGACAGACCCTGACCTCTGCTCCTCAGGACGCTGGCACATCGCACTTGGTTGTGGAACTCGCAGGGCGTGGCGAAGGTCATTTGGCGGCCGTTGCGGAGGACGCAGACGGGCCGATAGTACCGCGGACAGCTGTACTCGCAGCTCTCCTCATCCTCCTCCAAGTTGGCGGCACTGGCCTGGGCCAACAGCTCCTCTGCATCCATCTCGTCTTCATCTTCATCATCTTCACCGTGCAGATCCTCACTAGTCCCCGTTGGGGATTGGTATTGGTATTGATAGCCACCGGAATCTTCATTGCCCTGGCTGTCCCACCAGCTCCACTCGACAACGGTGTGTTCTGTTTGCACCTGCACACCTCCGGCGAACTGCTGGATGATGGCAAAGAGAAGGGTCACGAATATAAGGCGCATGTTGCTTCCGCTCTCAATGCTCAACTGGATTCGTCGCGACCCCGCTTCGTGGAGCTTCTTAAATAGACATCGGTGCTACCAAACTACAAACCCCAAACGACGACAGTTGTTCAAATAATTTCCGTacttttggtgtttttttttttttgatgtgACGCCACATATCACAATTGATAGTAAAGCTACCGAATAATATGCATATTCATAAGTGAATCAAGGCCAGCAGCAAGTTTACCTGCGACAACTGAAAGTCAGTACTTTATTTAGTCGGAAAACAGTCGTAGATTGGAAATGTAACTGTCGGAATATTTAATATGATCTCTACATAACGAGGCATTCTGCAGATGTTATACGAAATGTGGTACTTTATAAGCGAGCTCTTGGTGTCTAAATCTCGTCCATGTAGCCATGCTTGTAGGCGTGACGCAGCGTCTTGAAGATTTCCTCGTTGGCCACGTCACCGCCGATGTCCAGCGACAGTTGATTGAAGGCCTGGCCATGCATGTTCGTGTCGAAGAGTCGGGACAACTCGGCACAGTCCGCCTCGCTGCCCAGAATCCAGGGCATGAAGTGCATGCAAACCATCACTCCGTAAAAGGCATATCGCTTGAAGTGGGCCTCGAAGCGTTCAAAGCTGGGGAAGCCAAGGAAATGATAATGATATTAGCTAATTGGAATTATGTAGATGAATTCTCTGCCCACCTGTAATCCGCCAGGAGCTGCTCCACCCGCTCGTCGCTCAACTCATCCCGATTGCGATGCAGCACCAGCTCCAGCATTTCGATCATGTGCTTGTGGTACTTCCTTAGCAGATCCGCGAAGATCTCCTCCCTTTCCTGCGAAGGCGTGTTCATGTACATGAAGAAGCTGAGGTCAATGGCCGTGGTGCTGAAGCGCAGCTCCTGGAAATCGATGGTCTTGATGGCATCCACCTGGCCATCGTCGCCGTAGTGGAAGAGCACATTGTTACGATTGTAGTCTCCATGCTGGAATGTGGCGAAGTAACTATCCGGCTGATCGTCGGCATAGGATGTGGTGCGAATCCTCTCCAGCAGATGCGTGGGATTGGCGAAGTACTTCTCGCGCAGACGCTCGATGGCGGCGTCTAGGCCAGCATCCGAGTCCTGGAGGAGCTGCTCCCTCTGCCGGTCGTAGAACTCGTAGAAGCGATCGAAGGCGACGCGATAGAGCACATCGAAGCCAGTTTTGCCCGAACTGGAGACAAAGGGCATGTCCAGCACACCGGCACGCAGGCGGGCATGAACCTGCGGCTGGAGTATTCGTGTGGCATAGCCCAGGGCATGGAAGGGCCCAATGAGGCCAACCATGGCCTCCAGTTGATCACGGCGAAGGATTAGCCGCGGGCCCAGCTGGTAGCCATCGCCCATGAGATGCTTCAGAGCCAGGACAGATTCGCGACCGCTCCCGAGGCCTGTAGAACGGGATTAGCAAGGATTAGTTAGGGGCCAACGGACCATGCTGGTCCTATCACCCACCATTCACCAATCCGAACTTGGCAAAGTAGCAGCGCGGCACCCAGTTGGCCACCAACTCGCTGGCCAAGTGACTCGTCCGCAGCAGGTGCTCGTAGGCGGGCAGGATCTCGGCGTAGGCGAACACCTCGTTGGCGAACTGGATGTACGAGTTGCTCTGCTCGCGGTACTCCTCCGTGCCCTTCATGAACTTGACCAGGACGACCTCCGTCCGCTGGCGCTCGGCGAGCACCAGATCCAACTCCACCGTATACAGGGCGGACATGAATCCGTCCAGCCCATTGGAGCACTCCACTCGGTGGCCCGCCAAAGAAACGCCCGATCCGAAGTACTTGAAGATCTCGTACACGAGATTCCGCTCGATGTAGTCCAACTGCTGTTGCTGCGTCGACATTTTGCGCTGGCGAATGATGAATGGAGAGTTGCAATTGCAGTTGATTGCCGCTTGATCGCTTTCACGGACGGGGCGATGACCTGTCCCCGATCACCGATCCCCGATAAGTGTATGTATAGCCCTCCTGCTCACCCACCAGTTACTACGATATTCGTGATCTCGGCGGAACTGTTTGGGGGGCCAACTGGGAAGCGGGTTTTATATAATGGCGCCCCCCCCTCCTGGAGGGCCAATCAGAGATGACCTTGGTGAAATTCATCAAGATACACGTAGGCCCATTGAGATTCCCAAGAACCATTAAAGGCCTTGGATTGGATCATCTGCGGATCACAAATCTCTTGGCTTTATGAATGTCGGCACAGCTGATGTGAGTGACTGTCAAACTGTCGACAGCTGACCGACCAGGGCTGCAAAGTCAATCCCCATAAAAAAGGGTGATGTATTTTTGTTGCTCAGTGTAAAATGGCGTTAAGTTAAACTAACAATATTATAAGCAAAGACTGGCTgctattttgaaaataattaaattacagcCTTACAGGTTAATAGTTGTAAGGATGGGTCGTGTTAGGTCCCTATGTTACATCAAAAGTAAGCAAAGTTTGTTCAGTGTACTTGCACTACTTGACGGCGTGACTCACGACCGTGATTTGGCCCGTGACCGGTGGTCCATCCCTGGCCGTGATTGTCCATCCCTGGATTGCATTGcgcaaaaaaaagataaacaacAATTTCGCTCGCCGCATTCGAttgcaatttatatttttattatttatttagcaTATATTACCCAAGCAAAGCTGCAGAATAGCAATGAGTAAGTAGAAAAGGGAGCCTCACCCGATTAACCTTCAACATTGCGGCCCATCAACTCTTagatttcgtttttatttaaaaatgttatgttaaattacaaaaaaattttatcacAATTAGAATTATGTTCGTATCATCCTTTTGTCGCTGTTGTGTTGTGCTTTTTAGTAGAAAAGTGTCAAGTTAAATGAATATTACAATGGATCTGGTGCGCCGGAATCCCTAGAACTTGGAGTCGTCGCTTCGGTGGGCATGTCGCCGCTTGCCTGGAAAGGATTACAGATGTACACATAGATATTCCAGAAGCTAGGATCCGGATTGGGACTTACGACCGTTGCAGTGGCGCCCATAGAATCCCGGATGGCACTTGCAGTGCTTGTGAGAGGTGCAGGTGCCATTGCGGCACTTGCAGATGGAGCGCTGTTTGCGCCCGATCTCGCAGTGATCGCCGCGCAATCCGTTGGGACACCGGCACATGTTGTTCCCGATGCACCGGCCCTCGTTCTTGCAGGGGATCACGCACTTGGCTGTGGAGGAAAACGGTAGATGTCCATCAATGGGATCTAGGATCTGGGATCCTACTCACAGTACTCGCAGCGCAGGCCGTAGTATCCCTTGGAGCACTGGCACTTGTCCTTCTGTATGCACTTGCCGCCATTCAAGCACTTATCCTTGCAAATACCTGTGGAGCACACAGgttatattgttatttttaagtCACCTTTGAGATTTCTAGGATCTACT includes these proteins:
- the LOC119558026 gene encoding uncharacterized protein LOC119558026 isoform X2 — encoded protein: MEESEDDVVEVACDNALKEKVQAKLAEIRSFVPFIQRVRTDYQKTLSDVQGHRLDSLVGLLQRENVSMTTLNKIERIIEKLKNRFEPKIPGEIIEITDHSETNATTTSSVKPKPSTGPKPNGLAIPSSAATTKTAPYPLAASCKTNGSPIPGAAAKPKPAIPKLEHSSIGSTYGSLAKTSAFGSGSFSTSSTNKVSGSLASAQNRAPLKAPLGKPLPDDKQKPVTELLAPAQAQTQVQLPDAKSPAIAEQEQAPAPPAFHKKRGSLTSTPLNRGVLAAMQEARMEEKKQRANAQHTLPSSAKESFAAASPEKDFSRRSYPESVQFTRRLPEKPVQPADTLDFVRRSTPPVPVTVPFSMVEAPSRQSEKIGTDECMVPAALSESASLEEARKKLAALRGGGLGLGGGAGAGAVQEMPPLASNINDPRGKKNLSLILPTPVTNNINNNNISLPLMTPPPVVRTPSPIPPPPSIKRGTWAAFSNSPLKSGFNASRTSLHNSETPGDPRDPRTSLHNSETPGDPRDPRTSLHNSETPGDPRAHRESSIETRPLNGSESREPPRDPRIWQNKPSHLHHQQQQPPQAPQYPSDPRRASSVYSGFEDSANSWQCNNNNNNNVNGNGSAYNKSSWGGSQNGSGSNVRGFKGNQNESENAGVFNGSHSFRGGYRGGHNSRGFGNSGSRFDRAHDVPRTYGEHRKAKARAEAEAKAKAAEEERQMIAEIQRQLDAEEKRKLLAAETQRRKEEIEAAEATSAVIPVPELDTSYRNVTLGPLTKKLDFRIPKKTPPAAAPAAPSPVNGDGDSLRSSSNSPTSKSCDAKKDKDTDKNKDRHIDKAKDKDKAENSLEKSKKHHKSLDNKTEKEKNRSAKKEKKRQDREHEKKSRGGDKTREFADTDSVTSVNSSENTDNLENEPPASEANSSPIPEVAPSTPDIQPAQPTGSKSSVSEAAPSADVETKQQEDDDDEDVFAKLDRAKKAAVEKAARKRAISTSEAKPAKENSEDKGPENNQEIKEDAVDEEDKPPKLSKLKIVLGPNAHTLMVHPDAGTLEKETKVTESKPREDDDHDDEEVPGPCPQLLRRIMQRRNSMAPTASKPLVDKAEIFTPSLLYEDLQEQKRKSQNARSLANMFEKTSDNCSVSTQNIISGKRRTRGLEASFNETQLSRSCFGLGQINRSRTKATDGSTSMAKTPAPDSAKHAENSLAVDANAVDPIPVPAPNRKRRRQTISKEAPNTPVEPKKARLESEEVNAVKDIDISVKQPAEDNEEVNIMDVDENSSEPAVPVTVIPPPPKPRAKPRKKRNELDKLNEDIAQMYYGEEVLRATGRRACTRRSRTPSQTRSSSQRSRTPSLSRASPAADSISSVSLASPIFIRNVARRGKPFGPGSRSSGINRTTFKAKTLPKTKRCQVRIQRSAALEELLKKQGEKEQKPAKKRKQKKNEVRNTNPEWHAKSKACVKCVVCSKPVRRSPLCHYLMDHGEHYAARLPPGVLEDLRLGRGNRPDYRISQRHYNKIHFTCPFCRKSLLHNRLELGEHLSAHMGEPRHQCSRCHFPQNRLIRLQAHTETCGPGAKPLSYPDNCSLPMKVHVCHLCQFVQQNKGNMDRHLMQQHGLTKEQLKSVEREELMLCSLKDVPTVESQEEADAMLQGNEDNTSEPSTSGAAKVRNTHKVPNTPKVTKKGKQLKKIKIRFKNMAKKSVRLVKREREEQEEQEREKEDQEEQEEQERVLTKMEVDHDMRRLPLPPPEKEPVLVVNECLADVEMESELEEDVDEEQAIQNKSLMVDEKPVVLPGLGADLVEAGPSVLEPEPSVLEPEPSVLEPEPSVLEPEPSVLEPEPATLAQATPTPMDEEDVDVDVEQVTPTRPQSVPHPAAEEVRAVTLAELAGDVLDGIGSDCSDVEIEDEPVPVESNGEDEDNADSDDDDNNDNGKAPTDEWVDLETAKRNSKGSPKSIFQKFNRFCSRLNKAVRSSGKSGTSNGSQSSENSHDMPDPSELMPRMRPLEPETVAERAIPVPVSPASALAAALGATPEEAPVAAPEAAPVAAPVATSITSTRLKAPPKRVENVAFRKSLSDDDQKQQASYYCVRPGCTFLFSNELEGLENHFALEHPLVRWSGKCAICPESKAVDTHHSIREELRHMRDEHMVVKSALTPLPPPIEETPDVVPETAPVFAPNPDPDPAPVLPKLRVRRFTGDRLVEQLAEQNQPEAAVDPPNGPNVMLRCLLAADPRPPSQQVDFNAAGLGEFLCAKPNSPPKEPGPEEQPLIINYQSGLGLSISKVYSRAQMTADPVISTAVEDPPHPDQLATPPVQSQNRKRFCCMATGCTFTAHKVMFVREHMKFHSFSFTSTGYLNCAYCSHVAVDVDDYLRHGVMIHDLAPRSDLEYASGPPSVSQQIRDMLSQRNTAAVGCPPAAANTTTTTGQTAPVASSNPETGGSGSVAATGSNGLVSVSVAITDLLRPTGYSGND